A genomic segment from Thamnophis elegans isolate rThaEle1 chromosome 3, rThaEle1.pri, whole genome shotgun sequence encodes:
- the PHAX gene encoding phosphorylated adapter RNA export protein isoform X2, whose translation MDSTDESFSDSDEESGLWKRKRQKCSNLPPPKPELFQFPPNSHKQIPKKVNNIWGEVLQRQNQDDMAKNLGILWMDGNLDKSRGSEAYNYMLAKQLVKESESEVEKTLDKELDEYMQDDKKIVSKEEEWEVNRQSLWKRKRPIKERVGQRQEMNFKGRYEITEDDPEEKVADEIAYRLHEPKKDLIVRVVKIIGKKKSIELLMETAEVEQNGGLLIMDGSRRRTPGGVYINLLKNTPCITSEQIKEIFYIENQKEYENKCAAKKRRFQVLGKKMKQAIKGLNLQEYDDASRETFASDTNEALASLDDLQEGHGEIKLDVEHVFETDEGDSIFCVLDT comes from the exons ATGGATTCAACTGATGAAAGTTTTTCAGATTCTGATGAAGAGAGTGGTCTATGGAAGCGAAAGCGACAAAAATGTTCAAACCTTCCTCCCCCCAAACCAGAGCTTTTCCAATTTCCTCCAAACTCTCACAAACAGATCCCTAAAAAAGTCAACAATATATGGGGTGAAGTTTTGCAAAGACAGAATCAAGATGATATGGCAAAAAACCTTGGGATTCTATGGATGGATGGCAATCTGGACAAAAGTCGAGGATCAGAGGCCTACAACTACATGTTAGCAAAACAGTTGGTGAAAGAATCTGAATCAGAAGTAGAGAAGACATTAGACAAAGAGTTGGATGAATATATGCAAGATGATAAAAAGATTGTATCaaaagaggaggagtgggaggtgAATAGACAAAGTCTCTGGAAACGGAAAAGGCCCATAAAGGAGAGAGTGGGTCAAAGACAAGAAATGAATTTTAAAGGGAGGTATGAAATTACAGAAGATGATCCTGAAGAAAAAGTGGCAGATGAAATTGCCTATCG ACTTCATGAACCAAAGAAAGATCTAATTGTACGGGTAGTGAAAATCATTGGGAAAAAGAAATCTATTGAACTACTGATGGAAACAGCTGAGGTGGAGCAAAATGGAGGTCTTTTAATCATG GATGGTTCTAGAAGAAGAACTCCAGGTGGGGTTTATATAAATTTGCTGAAAAACACACCTTGCATAACCAGTGAACAAATTAAG GAAATATTCTATATTGAAAATCAAAAGGAGTATGAGAACAAATGTGCTGCAAAGAAGAGGAGATTTCAAGTGCTGGGCAAAAAGATGAAGCAAGCTATTAAAGGACTTAATCTTCAGGAATACGACGATGCCTCCCGAGAGACTTTTGCAAGTGACACAAATGAAGCCCTAGCTTCTCTGGATGACTTGCAAGAAGGACATGGGGAAATAAAACTTGATGTAGAACATGTCTTTGAAACAGATGAAGGTGATAGTATCTTTTGTGTACTAGATACTTGA
- the PHAX gene encoding phosphorylated adapter RNA export protein isoform X1, translated as MASEVPRMEQDVEDGEISGSDCEMPVSAPSRSPQQNDNGNPAISFPSSSSQSATSVPYRTVKSMDSTDESFSDSDEESGLWKRKRQKCSNLPPPKPELFQFPPNSHKQIPKKVNNIWGEVLQRQNQDDMAKNLGILWMDGNLDKSRGSEAYNYMLAKQLVKESESEVEKTLDKELDEYMQDDKKIVSKEEEWEVNRQSLWKRKRPIKERVGQRQEMNFKGRYEITEDDPEEKVADEIAYRLHEPKKDLIVRVVKIIGKKKSIELLMETAEVEQNGGLLIMDGSRRRTPGGVYINLLKNTPCITSEQIKEIFYIENQKEYENKCAAKKRRFQVLGKKMKQAIKGLNLQEYDDASRETFASDTNEALASLDDLQEGHGEIKLDVEHVFETDEGDSIFCVLDT; from the exons AATGATAACGGTAATCCAGCAATATCTTTTCCAAGCAGCAGTTCACAATCAGCAACAAGTGTTCCTTATCGGACAGTGAAAAGTATGGATTCAACTGATGAAAGTTTTTCAGATTCTGATGAAGAGAGTGGTCTATGGAAGCGAAAGCGACAAAAATGTTCAAACCTTCCTCCCCCCAAACCAGAGCTTTTCCAATTTCCTCCAAACTCTCACAAACAGATCCCTAAAAAAGTCAACAATATATGGGGTGAAGTTTTGCAAAGACAGAATCAAGATGATATGGCAAAAAACCTTGGGATTCTATGGATGGATGGCAATCTGGACAAAAGTCGAGGATCAGAGGCCTACAACTACATGTTAGCAAAACAGTTGGTGAAAGAATCTGAATCAGAAGTAGAGAAGACATTAGACAAAGAGTTGGATGAATATATGCAAGATGATAAAAAGATTGTATCaaaagaggaggagtgggaggtgAATAGACAAAGTCTCTGGAAACGGAAAAGGCCCATAAAGGAGAGAGTGGGTCAAAGACAAGAAATGAATTTTAAAGGGAGGTATGAAATTACAGAAGATGATCCTGAAGAAAAAGTGGCAGATGAAATTGCCTATCG ACTTCATGAACCAAAGAAAGATCTAATTGTACGGGTAGTGAAAATCATTGGGAAAAAGAAATCTATTGAACTACTGATGGAAACAGCTGAGGTGGAGCAAAATGGAGGTCTTTTAATCATG GATGGTTCTAGAAGAAGAACTCCAGGTGGGGTTTATATAAATTTGCTGAAAAACACACCTTGCATAACCAGTGAACAAATTAAG GAAATATTCTATATTGAAAATCAAAAGGAGTATGAGAACAAATGTGCTGCAAAGAAGAGGAGATTTCAAGTGCTGGGCAAAAAGATGAAGCAAGCTATTAAAGGACTTAATCTTCAGGAATACGACGATGCCTCCCGAGAGACTTTTGCAAGTGACACAAATGAAGCCCTAGCTTCTCTGGATGACTTGCAAGAAGGACATGGGGAAATAAAACTTGATGTAGAACATGTCTTTGAAACAGATGAAGGTGATAGTATCTTTTGTGTACTAGATACTTGA